The Gammaproteobacteria bacterium genome includes a window with the following:
- the rseP gene encoding RIP metalloprotease RseP codes for MDILFSILSFVVAIGLLITVHEFGHFWVARKAGVRVLRFSVGFGQPLWRKKIYGGETELVLAAIPLGGYVKMLDEREGEVSSADLKYAFNRKPLSSRMAIVAAGPIFNLLFAVLLYWAMYIIGVSGLRPVIGEVHPDTIAAQAGMTAGDEIVSVNGREIRIWDTLIPLLLDAGIEKERLIVDLLDKNNGLRQVSLDFTQINSILDKTDLLESIGLEPWSPTLPALIRDVVAAGAAEKAGLKSGDLVVQANGKTIDDWSGFVDEIKTHPGQQMDVVIERNGQQLNINLIPESIIDGEQTQGRIGAYVDVPDNLYNEMIEMVRYPVLEAFPMALKKTWIMSSLTLRTFGQMLMGQASLKNISGPITIARYAGKSADRGLSSFLSFLAIISLSLGILNLLPIPVLDGGHLLYNLIEMVKGSPVSDSIQAWGQQLGISLLLLLMGLAVYNDLQRLF; via the coding sequence ATGGATATTCTTTTTTCAATACTTTCTTTTGTTGTTGCTATTGGCCTGTTGATTACGGTGCATGAATTTGGTCATTTCTGGGTGGCAAGAAAAGCAGGGGTACGTGTTTTACGCTTTTCGGTGGGTTTTGGCCAGCCGTTATGGCGTAAAAAAATCTATGGGGGCGAGACAGAGTTGGTGTTGGCTGCAATCCCATTAGGTGGCTATGTCAAGATGCTGGATGAACGTGAAGGTGAGGTCTCCAGTGCCGATCTGAAATATGCCTTTAATCGCAAGCCATTGTCATCCAGAATGGCCATTGTTGCTGCGGGTCCAATCTTTAATTTGTTGTTTGCGGTGTTGTTATATTGGGCGATGTATATCATCGGGGTGTCTGGTTTGCGTCCGGTTATTGGTGAGGTGCATCCCGATACCATTGCAGCACAGGCTGGAATGACTGCCGGTGATGAAATTGTTTCCGTTAATGGACGGGAAATAAGGATATGGGATACATTGATCCCGTTGTTACTGGATGCGGGTATTGAAAAAGAACGCTTAATCGTTGATTTGCTGGATAAAAATAATGGCTTGCGACAGGTGTCTCTGGATTTCACTCAAATAAACTCGATTCTGGATAAGACGGATCTGCTGGAATCAATCGGGCTGGAGCCCTGGTCGCCGACGCTTCCTGCGCTAATACGTGATGTTGTGGCAGCAGGTGCGGCAGAAAAGGCAGGACTAAAAAGTGGTGATCTGGTTGTGCAGGCGAACGGTAAGACTATTGACGATTGGTCCGGGTTTGTCGATGAGATCAAGACACATCCCGGGCAACAGATGGATGTTGTGATTGAACGAAATGGTCAACAACTGAATATTAATCTGATACCAGAATCAATCATTGATGGCGAACAGACACAAGGTCGGATTGGAGCCTATGTTGATGTGCCTGATAATCTGTATAACGAGATGATCGAGATGGTGCGTTATCCTGTGTTAGAGGCCTTTCCTATGGCATTGAAAAAGACCTGGATAATGAGCAGTCTGACATTAAGAACTTTCGGGCAGATGCTGATGGGGCAGGCCTCATTAAAGAATATCAGTGGTCCGATCACGATTGCTCGTTATGCGGGTAAAAGTGCAGATAGAGGATTGAGTAGTTTTCTTTCCTTTTTGGCTATTATCAGTCTCAGTTTGGGGATATTAAATTTATTGCCAATACCTGTGCTGGATGGTGGTCATTTGCTTTATAATCTTATCGAGATGGTTAAGGGGAGCCCGGTATCTGATTCAATTCAGGCCTGGGGGCAACAACTGGGAATATCCCTGTTGCTGTTGTTGATGGGGCTGGCTGTATATAATGATCTGCAACGATTGTTTTAG
- the frr gene encoding ribosome recycling factor gives MIDEIKTDAGDRMQKSLAALRNDLQKIRTGRAHTSLLDHIQVEYYGSNVPLSQVANVAVEDSRTLSVTPWEKPMVQAIEKAIMRSDLGLNPSSVGTVIRIPLPALTEERRKDMIRVVRGEAEGARVAIRNIRRDANSDFKSLLKEKDISEDDDHHAHEAVQQLTNTAIKQVEKVLEEKEKELMEI, from the coding sequence ATGATAGATGAGATTAAAACAGATGCCGGAGATCGTATGCAAAAGAGCCTTGCTGCCTTGCGTAATGATCTGCAAAAAATTAGAACCGGTCGAGCACATACCAGTCTGCTCGATCATATTCAGGTTGAGTATTATGGCAGTAATGTGCCCTTGAGTCAGGTCGCCAATGTTGCTGTTGAGGATTCAAGAACCTTATCGGTAACTCCCTGGGAAAAACCAATGGTGCAGGCTATAGAGAAGGCGATTATGCGTTCGGACCTGGGCTTGAATCCTTCTTCTGTAGGAACGGTTATTCGTATCCCGTTACCGGCATTAACAGAAGAACGTCGTAAGGACATGATTCGAGTGGTAAGAGGCGAGGCCGAGGGTGCCCGTGTGGCTATTCGTAATATTCGTCGAGATGCGAATAGTGATTTTAAATCCCTGCTTAAGGAAAAAGATATCTCGGAGGATGATGATCATCATGCACATGAGGCCGTTCAACAACTGACAAATACTGCAATTAAGCAGGTTGAAAAGGTGTTGGAAGAAAAAGAAAAAGAATTAATGGAAATTTGA
- a CDS encoding elongation factor Ts → MAITAAQVKELRQRTGSGMMECKKALVEADGDVDTAIESLRKTGLAKADKKAGRVAAEGLIVMKKSDDGKGAVIVEVNSETDFVAKKEEFQTFANKVAEKALAALTDDVAALMSADGDDLENDRKELIAKLGENINVRRFARISSSANIADYLHGVRIGVLAEVEGGDEDLARDVAMHIAASNPAFISEKDVDPAVLDKEKAILVAQAAESGKPDNIIEKMVEGRIKKFLAEITLLGQPFVKDPDVTVGQLLEKAGATMLAFNRIELGEGIEKKEENFAEEVMAQVRGE, encoded by the coding sequence ATGGCAATTACTGCTGCACAAGTAAAAGAACTGCGTCAACGCACCGGTTCAGGCATGATGGAGTGCAAAAAGGCACTAGTTGAGGCTGATGGGGATGTGGATACTGCCATCGAGTCGCTGCGTAAGACGGGGCTGGCCAAGGCCGACAAGAAGGCAGGGCGCGTGGCTGCTGAAGGTCTTATCGTTATGAAAAAGAGTGATGATGGCAAGGGTGCTGTTATTGTTGAAGTGAATTCCGAGACAGATTTTGTTGCCAAGAAAGAAGAGTTTCAGACCTTTGCGAACAAGGTTGCTGAAAAGGCGCTTGCTGCTTTAACTGATGATGTTGCAGCATTGATGTCTGCCGATGGTGATGACCTGGAAAATGATCGTAAAGAACTGATCGCCAAGCTGGGTGAGAACATTAATGTACGTCGCTTTGCCAGGATTTCATCTTCTGCCAATATTGCTGATTATCTGCATGGTGTCCGCATTGGTGTGCTGGCGGAGGTTGAGGGCGGTGACGAAGATCTGGCACGTGATGTTGCCATGCATATTGCGGCCAGTAATCCGGCATTTATTTCAGAGAAGGATGTTGATCCGGCCGTTCTTGATAAAGAGAAGGCTATCCTGGTGGCTCAGGCTGCCGAGAGTGGTAAGCCTGATAATATCATCGAGAAGATGGTTGAAGGTCGGATCAAGAAGTTCCTTGCCGAGATTACCTTGCTGGGGCAACCCTTTGTTAAGGATCCTGATGTAACCGTGGGTCAATTACTGGAGAAGGCCGGGGCAACTATGCTTGCTTTTAATCGTATCGAATTAGGTGAGGGTATCGAGAAAAAGGAAGAAAACTTTGCCGAAGAGGTGATGGCTCAGGTCAGGGGCGAATAA
- a CDS encoding 1-deoxy-D-xylulose-5-phosphate reductoisomerase, which produces MVNATGSSRQGVCLLGATGSIGGSTLDVLRQHSDSYQLIAVTANRDVEGLFLICQHFQPHYAVLADERCGELFRQRINAAGLTTEVLIGRQALLEVTVLDDVDVVVSAIVGAAGLLPTLEAVKHGKRVLLANKEALVMSGHLFIEAAQQSGAQLLPVDSEHNAIFQCMPADYIVGNRAAGVRRILLTASGGPFRTYALDELRDITPDQACAHPNWEMGRKISVDSATMMNKGLELIEACWLFGMGVDDIDIIIHPQSVIHSMVDYDDGSVLAQLGNPDMRTPIANALSWPERIHSGVEPLDLPKLAMLNFEKPDFERFRCLQLAHDAWNAGGTAPAILNAANELAVDAFLSERISFLAIADMVDAAMGACEVHAASDLDQILDDDRLARNYVEQYIGGKR; this is translated from the coding sequence ATGGTTAACGCAACGGGAAGCTCCCGGCAAGGTGTTTGCCTATTGGGAGCAACAGGTTCAATTGGTGGCAGTACACTGGATGTTTTGCGGCAGCACAGTGATTCCTATCAGCTCATTGCTGTGACCGCTAATCGCGATGTGGAAGGGCTGTTTTTAATCTGTCAGCATTTTCAACCACATTATGCTGTGCTTGCAGATGAACGCTGTGGTGAACTATTCAGACAACGGATTAACGCAGCAGGTCTCACTACTGAGGTGTTGATTGGTCGTCAGGCATTGCTTGAGGTTACTGTGCTGGATGATGTGGATGTCGTGGTATCCGCTATTGTTGGTGCGGCAGGTTTGTTGCCAACACTTGAGGCGGTAAAACACGGTAAGCGTGTTCTATTGGCAAACAAAGAGGCATTGGTGATGTCGGGGCACCTGTTTATCGAAGCCGCACAGCAGTCTGGTGCTCAATTATTACCTGTTGATAGTGAACACAATGCGATTTTTCAGTGTATGCCTGCGGATTATATTGTGGGTAACCGGGCAGCAGGGGTGCGGCGGATACTACTGACGGCCTCTGGTGGACCTTTTCGTACCTATGCACTGGATGAGCTGCGCGATATTACCCCGGATCAGGCCTGTGCCCATCCTAACTGGGAGATGGGTCGAAAGATTTCGGTTGATTCAGCCACTATGATGAATAAAGGTCTGGAACTGATCGAGGCCTGTTGGCTATTTGGTATGGGAGTCGATGATATCGATATTATTATCCATCCCCAAAGCGTTATTCATTCAATGGTTGATTATGATGATGGCTCGGTATTGGCTCAATTAGGTAATCCTGATATGCGTACGCCGATTGCGAATGCCTTGTCCTGGCCTGAGCGTATTCATTCCGGCGTTGAGCCACTTGATCTGCCCAAGCTGGCTATGCTGAATTTTGAGAAGCCGGATTTTGAGCGTTTCCGCTGTTTGCAATTGGCACATGATGCATGGAATGCCGGGGGTACTGCACCGGCAATATTAAATGCTGCTAATGAACTGGCAGTGGATGCCTTTTTATCGGAACGCATCAGCTTTCTGGCAATTGCAGATATGGTTGATGCAGCAATGGGTGCCTGTGAGGTTCATGCGGCATCCGATCTTGATCAAATCCTTGATGATGATCGTCTGGCAAGAAACTATGTTGAACAATATATTGGCGGTAAAAGATAA
- a CDS encoding OmpH family outer membrane protein — MKIFNKSLLVIAAFLLSTHLVSADTRIGYVDFARLMEQAPQVKVAQSKMENEFSPREKELVSLQRSLKEMEDQLARDGAVMGESERAKLERGILTSKRELKRAGEEFREDLTLRRNDVLSRLQKNLYETVVDFAEGNKFDLIVGDGVFYASKQINITDQVLKALEKDFKVRK; from the coding sequence ATGAAAATATTTAATAAAAGTTTATTGGTTATTGCTGCCTTTCTGTTAAGTACGCATTTGGTATCGGCTGATACCCGTATTGGCTATGTTGATTTTGCGCGTCTTATGGAACAGGCACCGCAGGTCAAGGTTGCTCAAAGCAAGATGGAAAATGAGTTTAGTCCGAGAGAGAAAGAACTGGTTTCCCTGCAAAGAAGCCTGAAGGAAATGGAAGACCAGTTGGCGCGAGATGGTGCGGTAATGGGTGAGTCTGAGCGTGCTAAACTTGAGCGGGGTATATTGACCAGTAAACGTGAATTAAAACGTGCGGGTGAAGAATTTCGTGAGGATCTTACTCTGCGACGTAATGACGTATTATCCCGCTTACAGAAAAACCTGTATGAGACGGTCGTTGATTTTGCTGAGGGTAATAAATTCGATTTGATCGTTGGGGATGGTGTCTTTTATGCCAGTAAACAAATTAATATTACCGATCAGGTGCTCAAGGCGCTGGAAAAGGATTTTAAGGTACGTAAGTAA
- the uppS gene encoding di-trans,poly-cis-decaprenylcistransferase, with product MPRHVAIIMDGNGRWAKARHLPRPFGHREGVKVVKQIITASRDCGIEALTLFAFSSENWRRPRKEVEMLMDLFISTLRKEIDELHKKQVRIHFIGERSQFSAKMRDMMDSTEQLTADNKGMHLTIAANYGGRWDILDATRKLVKKALDGEITMQGIDEEAFVAELSGPQLPEPDLFIRTGGEQRISNFLLWQLAYTELYFTDTLWPDFDEACFNDALISFAGRQRRFGQTGDQVESAKGA from the coding sequence ATGCCACGGCATGTTGCGATCATTATGGATGGCAATGGTCGCTGGGCAAAGGCTCGTCATCTACCGCGTCCATTCGGTCACAGGGAAGGGGTGAAGGTTGTTAAGCAGATTATTACTGCCAGTCGCGACTGTGGTATTGAGGCATTAACCTTATTTGCCTTTAGTAGCGAAAACTGGCGCAGGCCGCGTAAAGAAGTTGAAATGTTGATGGACCTTTTTATATCGACATTGCGTAAGGAAATTGATGAATTGCATAAAAAACAAGTGCGTATTCATTTTATCGGGGAACGTAGCCAATTTAGCGCAAAGATGCGTGACATGATGGATTCAACCGAACAATTAACCGCTGATAATAAAGGTATGCATCTGACCATTGCTGCTAATTATGGAGGGCGTTGGGATATCCTGGATGCCACACGTAAATTGGTAAAAAAGGCACTGGATGGTGAGATTACAATGCAGGGGATTGATGAAGAGGCCTTTGTCGCAGAGTTAAGCGGTCCTCAATTACCCGAGCCGGATCTTTTTATACGCACCGGTGGAGAACAACGCATCAGTAATTTTCTGTTATGGCAACTAGCCTATACCGAACTCTATTTTACCGATACCCTGTGGCCAGATTTTGATGAGGCCTGTTTTAATGATGCACTGATATCCTTTGCGGGTAGGCAACGTCGTTTTGGGCAAACGGGTGATCAGGTGGAGAGCGCAAAAGGTGCTTAA
- a CDS encoding phosphatidate cytidylyltransferase translates to MLKQRIITAFILIPLVVWGVLGLPSLWLAFLFAPFVFIGAWEWSRLIPLNSHSARLCYLLLMLLLLMAVGYFMQNSLISTGFPMLASLFWALSIFWLGAVHIGRETSAKWVMIKSLLGLLILSSCWLSVLLIHAMPANGPSLLLTLLIVIWATDSGAYFSGRQWGRHKLAPQVSPKKTWEGFWGGCFSGLLVALVSATILGWENERLLQFVLLALFVIIASVIGDLFESLLKRHQNIKDSGNIFPGHGGVLDRIDSLTAAAPVYLLGLYWIGA, encoded by the coding sequence GTGCTTAAACAGCGGATCATTACCGCTTTTATTCTTATTCCATTGGTTGTCTGGGGTGTTCTGGGGCTACCCTCCTTGTGGTTAGCCTTTTTGTTTGCGCCATTCGTCTTTATCGGAGCGTGGGAGTGGAGTCGCCTTATCCCGTTAAACAGTCACTCAGCACGGCTGTGTTATCTGTTGCTCATGCTTTTATTGTTAATGGCAGTAGGGTATTTCATGCAAAATAGCCTGATTTCAACCGGGTTTCCTATGCTGGCTAGTCTCTTTTGGGCGCTGTCGATTTTCTGGTTGGGTGCGGTTCATATCGGCAGAGAGACCTCCGCTAAATGGGTTATGATCAAGTCCCTGTTGGGCCTTCTAATCCTGAGCAGTTGCTGGCTTAGTGTCTTATTAATTCATGCCATGCCAGCCAATGGTCCGAGTTTATTATTGACCTTGCTCATCGTGATATGGGCAACCGATAGTGGTGCCTATTTTTCAGGTCGACAATGGGGACGTCATAAACTGGCACCGCAAGTGAGTCCTAAAAAAACCTGGGAAGGTTTCTGGGGGGGCTGTTTCTCCGGTCTGCTGGTGGCACTGGTTTCTGCAACCATCCTTGGTTGGGAGAATGAGCGATTGCTACAGTTTGTCTTGTTAGCCCTGTTTGTGATTATTGCCTCCGTTATTGGTGACTTGTTTGAGAGCTTGTTAAAACGGCACCAGAATATCAAGGATAGCGGTAACATTTTCCCCGGACATGGCGGTGTGCTGGATCGTATTGATAGTCTAACGGCGGCTGCCCCTGTTTATCTGTTGGGTCTCTACTGGATTGGTGCATGA
- the rpsB gene encoding 30S ribosomal protein S2 encodes MSNMTMRQMLEAGVHFGHQTRFWNPKMAPYIFGERSKIHIINLEKTLPLYKDAANFIGKLAAKGGTVLFVGTKRAARNVIREEAERCGMPYVNHRWLGGMLTNYKTVRQSINRLKDLEKMSETGNFEVANKKEGLMLQREMAKLNLSLGGIKNMKGIPDAMFVIDVGYENIAIAEARKLQIPVIGVVDTNNKPDYIDYVIPGNDDAIRSIQLYVSGIADAVLDARSASVTAVVDSGDDFMEVDESAVADEVVAPAPAAPEPAAPTEDAAKPAENQDAS; translated from the coding sequence ATGTCAAACATGACCATGCGTCAAATGTTGGAAGCTGGTGTGCATTTCGGCCATCAGACCCGTTTCTGGAACCCAAAGATGGCACCTTATATCTTTGGCGAACGTAGCAAAATTCATATCATCAACCTGGAAAAGACCCTTCCTTTATATAAGGATGCTGCCAATTTTATTGGTAAGCTGGCCGCTAAGGGTGGCACTGTTCTTTTCGTAGGCACTAAACGTGCCGCACGTAATGTGATTCGTGAAGAGGCAGAACGTTGTGGTATGCCTTATGTTAACCATCGCTGGTTGGGCGGTATGTTGACCAATTATAAGACGGTACGTCAGTCTATCAATCGTCTGAAAGATCTTGAAAAGATGTCCGAGACCGGTAATTTCGAGGTAGCTAACAAGAAAGAAGGCTTGATGTTGCAACGCGAGATGGCGAAGTTGAATCTGAGTCTTGGTGGTATCAAGAACATGAAGGGCATCCCTGATGCAATGTTTGTTATTGATGTGGGTTATGAGAATATTGCTATTGCTGAGGCACGTAAACTCCAGATACCGGTTATAGGTGTTGTGGATACCAATAACAAACCTGATTATATCGATTACGTTATTCCCGGCAATGATGATGCGATTCGTTCTATTCAGCTGTATGTCAGTGGCATCGCTGATGCAGTACTGGATGCACGTTCAGCGAGCGTTACTGCGGTAGTGGATAGCGGTGATGACTTCATGGAAGTGGATGAATCTGCTGTTGCTGATGAGGTTGTAGCACCTGCACCGGCGGCACCTGAACCTGCTGCACCTACAGAAGATGCTGCAAAACCTGCAGAAAATCAGGATGCTTCCTAA
- the pyrH gene encoding UMP kinase translates to MSNKDNMYQRILLKLSGEALSGTLDSGIDPQVLAAFTSEIKQLVDDGVQVGLVIGGGNIFRGEQLAAAGMDRVAGDHMGMLATVMNAIAMGDAFRRIGIDARVMSAFPIGSVCETYRRDDAVRHLNKNRVVIFSAGTGNPFFTTDSAASLRAIEIGADLMCKGTQVDGIYSSDPKIDPTATRYTRLSYDEAITRNLKVMDTTAIVLCRDHAMPLRVFDIHEKGNLKRVVNGEDVGTLVECGDDS, encoded by the coding sequence ATGAGTAATAAAGACAATATGTATCAGCGTATTCTGTTAAAACTGAGCGGTGAGGCTCTGAGTGGCACACTGGATTCCGGTATTGATCCTCAGGTGCTGGCAGCATTTACCAGTGAGATTAAACAGTTGGTCGATGATGGCGTGCAGGTTGGTCTGGTTATTGGTGGTGGAAATATCTTTCGTGGTGAACAATTAGCCGCAGCAGGAATGGATCGTGTGGCAGGTGATCATATGGGTATGCTGGCGACGGTAATGAATGCTATTGCCATGGGTGATGCTTTCCGACGCATCGGGATTGATGCACGGGTTATGTCCGCTTTTCCCATTGGCTCGGTTTGCGAAACCTATCGACGTGATGATGCGGTGCGTCATCTCAACAAGAATCGGGTAGTGATTTTTTCTGCGGGTACTGGCAACCCCTTCTTTACCACAGATTCTGCTGCCAGTTTACGCGCTATTGAGATTGGTGCCGACTTGATGTGTAAAGGAACCCAGGTCGATGGTATTTATAGTAGTGACCCAAAGATCGACCCCACTGCAACGCGCTATACCCGTCTGAGTTATGATGAGGCCATTACCCGTAATCTTAAGGTGATGGATACGACAGCCATTGTGTTATGTCGCGATCATGCTATGCCGTTACGTGTATTTGATATTCATGAGAAGGGTAATTTGAAGCGTGTTGTCAATGGTGAAGATGTGGGCACCTTGGTCGAGTGTGGAGATGATTCATGA
- the bamA gene encoding outer membrane protein assembly factor BamA gives MNTGFCSIVPVRGRISLVFILLLAISMKVWAVGNFVVKDIRVEGLQRISVGTVFTYLPIRVNDYFNADSSKEAVRSLFRTGFFKDVSLERDGGVLVVVVRERPAISAISLNGNDDIDTEALLSSLKEVGFAEGRVFKRAMLERVEQEMRQQYFSQGKYAVKIESTVTPLERNRVSIHIEVVEGQAAKIKHINIIGNTAFNDEVLQDNFELSEPTTFSFLTDVDDYSKQKLAADIETLRSYYLNRGYVKFSVTSTQVTISPDKRDIYVTINIKEGAKYHISSVTLAGELVVHAEELFPYVLINEGDVFSRSNIAKSIEKISAFLGTKGYAFANVNTIPEMDDDKAEIAVTLFIDPGKRVYVRRINMQGNTRTRDEVLRRELRQMEGAWFSADKVERSKVRIDRLGYFDSVSVEMPAVPGATDEVDVNYTVSERSSGNLSLGFGFSQSAGFLLNASVSQNNFLGSGKRVGFEFNNSQYNTVYSFSYLNPYYTVDGVSRGFGAYLRETNLSTISLSAYTTNSMGGNVSFGLPINEYDRINLDMSFENLEVIAGSGSPLEVTGFIAKHGGLFNTFRLNASWAHDTRNRRIFASRGMLQRASAEFTVPGIGLQYYKMTYRHLLYVPVTNDITLSLNGDVGVGNGYGTFDNMPFIKNFYAGGVRSVRGFQDYSLGPKNTPAPGWGATPYGGSFKVVGNAELIFPIPFFPEVRSFRVSAFLDAGNVYKDVSSFDAGEIRYSTGLSAIWLSPMGALQFSFANPLNDKPGDNVQVFQFTMGSAF, from the coding sequence ATGAATACCGGATTTTGTAGTATTGTCCCAGTGAGGGGTCGAATATCATTGGTTTTTATATTGTTGTTGGCAATAAGCATGAAGGTCTGGGCTGTTGGCAATTTTGTGGTTAAGGATATTCGTGTTGAAGGGCTGCAAAGAATATCGGTAGGTACTGTTTTCACCTATTTACCGATACGGGTCAATGACTACTTTAATGCGGATTCATCCAAAGAGGCAGTACGATCATTATTTCGCACTGGGTTTTTCAAGGATGTCAGCTTAGAAAGAGATGGCGGAGTGCTGGTGGTGGTGGTGCGTGAACGCCCGGCAATATCAGCGATTAGTCTTAATGGTAATGATGATATTGATACAGAGGCCTTACTGTCATCTTTGAAAGAGGTTGGTTTTGCTGAAGGTCGTGTGTTCAAACGCGCAATGCTGGAACGGGTTGAACAGGAAATGCGCCAGCAATATTTCAGTCAGGGCAAGTACGCAGTTAAGATTGAGAGCACCGTAACACCTCTGGAGCGTAATCGAGTGAGTATTCATATTGAGGTGGTGGAAGGTCAGGCTGCCAAGATAAAACATATTAATATTATTGGTAATACGGCCTTTAATGATGAAGTATTACAGGACAATTTTGAATTAAGTGAGCCAACAACTTTTTCCTTCCTGACAGATGTCGATGATTATTCAAAACAGAAACTGGCTGCTGATATCGAGACACTGCGCTCCTATTATCTGAATCGTGGTTATGTGAAATTCAGTGTCACCTCAACACAGGTAACAATATCACCGGATAAACGCGATATCTATGTCACTATTAATATAAAGGAAGGTGCTAAGTACCATATTAGTAGTGTTACGTTGGCGGGAGAGTTGGTGGTTCATGCAGAAGAGCTTTTCCCCTATGTTCTGATCAATGAAGGGGATGTTTTTTCACGTAGTAATATTGCTAAAAGTATTGAGAAAATCAGTGCGTTTCTGGGTACTAAGGGTTATGCCTTTGCCAATGTTAATACGATACCTGAAATGGATGATGATAAGGCAGAAATAGCGGTCACCCTGTTTATCGATCCAGGTAAGCGTGTTTATGTGCGTCGAATTAATATGCAGGGCAATACCCGTACTCGGGATGAGGTGCTAAGACGCGAACTCAGACAGATGGAAGGGGCCTGGTTTTCGGCAGATAAGGTGGAACGATCCAAGGTTCGAATTGATCGTTTGGGGTATTTTGATAGTGTCAGCGTTGAGATGCCTGCGGTTCCGGGTGCAACCGATGAAGTGGATGTAAACTATACCGTGTCTGAACGTTCTTCTGGCAATCTATCCTTGGGCTTTGGTTTCTCGCAATCGGCAGGTTTTCTACTTAATGCTAGTGTGAGTCAGAATAATTTCCTCGGTAGCGGTAAACGGGTGGGCTTCGAATTTAACAATAGTCAATACAATACCGTTTATAGTTTCTCCTACTTAAATCCCTATTATACGGTTGATGGTGTTAGTCGAGGGTTTGGTGCTTATTTGAGAGAGACTAATCTTAGCACTATATCGCTATCAGCCTATACCACTAACAGTATGGGTGGCAACGTCAGTTTTGGTCTACCCATTAATGAATATGATCGAATCAACCTTGATATGAGCTTTGAAAATCTGGAGGTTATAGCGGGTAGCGGTTCACCTCTGGAGGTTACTGGTTTTATTGCCAAACATGGCGGCCTATTCAACACCTTCCGTTTAAATGCCAGTTGGGCGCATGATACCCGTAATCGTCGTATCTTTGCTTCACGCGGTATGTTACAACGGGCTAGTGCGGAGTTTACGGTGCCAGGTATAGGCTTGCAGTATTATAAAATGACTTACCGTCACCTGCTTTATGTGCCAGTAACCAATGACATTACGCTGTCATTGAATGGTGATGTCGGCGTTGGTAATGGTTATGGAACCTTCGATAACATGCCCTTTATCAAGAACTTTTATGCCGGTGGTGTGCGTTCGGTGCGTGGTTTTCAGGATTATTCACTGGGCCCCAAAAACACACCGGCTCCTGGTTGGGGTGCAACCCCTTATGGCGGTAGCTTCAAGGTTGTGGGTAATGCAGAACTGATATTTCCTATTCCATTTTTCCCCGAGGTTAGATCCTTTCGTGTAAGTGCGTTTCTGGATGCGGGTAATGTGTATAAGGATGTGAGTTCTTTTGATGCGGGGGAAATACGTTATTCTACCGGACTTTCTGCGATTTGGTTATCACCAATGGGAGCATTGCAATTTAGTTTTGCCAACCCTTTGAATGATAAACCGGGTGATAATGTGCAGGTGTTCCAGTTTACCATGGGTTCCGCATTTTAA